TGGTGGCGAATAATCCTACCTTGGTCCCCGGAGTCCAGCTGGGACTTTCGATCATAGAGGGGCTGCGCATTAATCGGTGGACATAGTATATAACATAAATATACTGAAAACTATCGAGGTCGGTGAGACCGTCAATATATTCCTCGTCCAGTACGATACGAAATTCGCCTTTGTCCTCGTCCACGGGCTGATAAGGCGCATTATCTATGTACGGTGTTCGAATTACGCCGATTTGCTTGAGTTGAAATTTTGCAGACATATCTGTTCCTTCTACGGGTTTCACCGCCAGGCTGCATAAATATTAGACGCAGCGGACATGCCAGATCATGGTAGCAAATAAAACTAGTCCCATTCATATCGCTTATTTATCGAATTTACTTCTTAAATGCCGCCCGCCTTTCCTCTTTATCATTTTTATCACCATCAATGGCGGTGTGCAAGTACAAGAGAGCCAGAGTGTCAGTCATGAGTTCCGGGGTGCGCCAACCCAGGAAGTCTGGCTGCGGCGTTCATCCTATCTCCACTCCAACCGATTTTCCATCTTTATTATACCACCCCGAGGTGTCAACCATTTGTAGG
The genomic region above belongs to Deltaproteobacteria bacterium and contains:
- the tsaA gene encoding tRNA (N6-threonylcarbamoyladenosine(37)-N6)-methyltransferase TrmO — encoded protein: MSAKFQLKQIGVIRTPYIDNAPYQPVDEDKGEFRIVLDEEYIDGLTDLDSFQYIYVIYYVHRLMRSPSMIESPSWTPGTKVGLFATRSAVRPNPIGISIVRLKKIVNNEIFTSGLDVFDTTPLLDIKPYIKDLDSKSDANYGWLDDLDSNKEHLLLHIKGIPHDY